The proteins below are encoded in one region of Verrucomicrobiota bacterium:
- a CDS encoding N-acetylmuramoyl-L-alanine amidase: protein MDAVLLVGSIPLKTSDDVCTVRGDMRRWHGIMLVVAAFFWAAPVLFSQTTLGKLERVEMFGNTYVSMRDWAELIKMDFKWTRKDEEITMTSKWSKFVFTVDSRQSQINGVAVSLSVPIARRNGGAYIAPLDVVSAINPVINPPRNPKGKVKTICLDPGHGGKDPGNQEGRLQEKKYTLLLAEELKSKLEDAGFKVVLTRSDDSFTELGSRPEYARKRGADLLVSLHFNAAADKGVTGVETYCMTPPHASSTNARGEGAANGAYEGNRYDDRNMWLAWNVQKSVTKALGTDDRGVRRARFAVLRHSEIPAILVEGGFMTSSDDGKKIYDRAWRAKLAQGILEGIQAYKKGLDR, encoded by the coding sequence TTGGATGCGGTACTCCTGGTCGGCAGTATTCCCTTGAAAACCAGCGACGACGTATGCACAGTGCGCGGCGATATGCGACGTTGGCACGGCATCATGCTGGTGGTAGCCGCTTTTTTCTGGGCGGCTCCCGTCCTGTTTTCGCAAACCACCCTCGGCAAACTGGAGCGGGTGGAAATGTTTGGCAATACGTATGTGAGTATGCGGGATTGGGCCGAGTTGATCAAAATGGATTTTAAATGGACCCGCAAGGACGAGGAGATCACCATGACCAGCAAGTGGTCCAAGTTTGTGTTCACGGTGGATTCCCGGCAGTCACAGATCAACGGGGTGGCCGTATCCCTCTCCGTGCCCATCGCCCGGCGTAATGGCGGCGCGTACATTGCTCCGCTGGATGTGGTGTCGGCCATCAATCCGGTGATTAATCCCCCGCGCAACCCCAAAGGGAAGGTGAAGACCATTTGCCTCGACCCCGGCCACGGTGGCAAAGATCCCGGCAATCAGGAGGGGCGGCTACAGGAAAAGAAGTACACCCTGCTATTGGCGGAGGAGTTGAAGAGCAAGCTGGAGGATGCCGGCTTTAAGGTGGTTCTCACCCGGTCGGATGACAGTTTCACAGAACTGGGCAGCCGTCCAGAGTATGCGCGCAAGCGCGGTGCCGACCTGTTGGTCAGCCTGCACTTTAACGCCGCGGCGGATAAAGGTGTCACGGGCGTGGAAACGTATTGCATGACGCCTCCACATGCCAGTAGCACGAACGCGCGCGGAGAAGGCGCTGCCAATGGCGCTTATGAAGGCAATCGTTACGATGATAGGAACATGTGGTTGGCCTGGAACGTGCAGAAGAGTGTGACGAAAGCATTGGGCACGGACGACCGGGGGGTGCGCCGTGCGCGTTTCGCGGTGTTGCGCCATTCGGAAATTCCCGCCATCCTGGTTGAAGGTGGTTTTATGACCAGCAGTGACGATGGCAAGAAAATCTACGACCGGGCCTGGCGTGCGAAGCTGGCCCAGGGTATTCTGGAAGGTATCCAGGCGTACAAAAAAGGGTTGGACCGTTAA
- the murI gene encoding glutamate racemase — MKPDSQLPIGVFDSGIGGLTVVRELHRVLPNEDIIYLGDTARVPYGTKSPDTVTRFACEDAQFLIQQKVKALVVACNTASAWALPALQQRFSLPIFGVILPGARVALEKTRNRRIGVIGTASTVRSKAYTNAIRTRDEGAKVFSEACPLLVPLVEEGLLDHAATRIILEEYLRPLLRKQIDTLILGCTHYPLLKKAIGKITKRNVALVDSAECCAASVAESLAQFKLLTPQNTRKGTLRPYVTDDTERFEAMAERFLGFPTEQTWKVELPALKE, encoded by the coding sequence ATGAAACCGGATTCGCAATTACCCATCGGCGTGTTTGATTCAGGCATCGGCGGTTTAACCGTGGTGCGCGAGTTGCACCGGGTGCTGCCGAACGAAGACATTATTTACCTGGGCGATACGGCACGGGTACCGTATGGGACCAAGTCGCCCGATACGGTGACGCGGTTTGCCTGCGAGGATGCGCAATTCCTCATCCAGCAAAAAGTCAAAGCGCTCGTGGTGGCCTGCAACACCGCTTCCGCCTGGGCGCTGCCGGCATTGCAGCAACGGTTTTCGCTGCCCATCTTTGGGGTGATTTTGCCGGGGGCGCGGGTGGCGCTGGAAAAAACGCGCAACCGACGCATTGGGGTGATTGGCACGGCGTCCACGGTGCGCAGCAAAGCGTACACGAACGCGATCCGCACGCGCGATGAGGGGGCCAAGGTTTTCAGTGAAGCCTGCCCGCTCCTGGTGCCGTTGGTGGAGGAAGGATTGCTGGATCACGCTGCGACTCGGATCATTCTTGAAGAGTATCTGCGGCCTTTGTTGCGCAAGCAAATTGACACCTTGATTCTCGGTTGCACCCATTATCCGCTGCTCAAAAAGGCGATTGGCAAAATCACCAAACGCAATGTCGCGTTGGTGGATTCTGCCGAATGTTGTGCCGCGTCGGTCGCTGAGAGCCTGGCCCAATTTAAACTCCTGACACCACAGAACACGCGCAAGGGTACCTTGCGTCCGTACGTGACCGATGACACCGAGCGCTTTGAAGCCATGGCGGAACGCTTCCTCGGTTTTCCCACCGAGCAGACTTGGAAGGTGGAGTTGCCAGCGCTTAAGGAGTAG